The following coding sequences are from one Chloroflexota bacterium window:
- a CDS encoding molybdopterin synthase sulfur carrier subunit, whose amino-acid sequence MPVLRLPTPLRPYADGQSAIDVQGQNVAEALNDLVTQHPSLQKHLFSDAGTLRPFVNLFLGEEDVRHLQGVETELKEDDILRIIPSIAGGNNR is encoded by the coding sequence ATGCCCGTATTACGACTCCCCACCCCCCTGCGTCCCTATGCAGACGGACAAAGCGCAATTGATGTACAAGGCCAGAATGTGGCCGAAGCTTTGAACGATCTGGTTACCCAGCACCCCTCGCTGCAAAAACATCTCTTTTCCGATGCCGGAACCCTGCGCCCCTTTGTGAATCTGTTCCTGGGCGAAGAAGATGTGCGCCATTTGCAAGGTGTCGAGACCGAACTTAAAGAAGATGATATATTGCGAATCATACCCTCCATCGCGGGCGGGAATAATCGTTAA
- the moeB gene encoding molybdopterin-synthase adenylyltransferase MoeB has product MKLSHDEIFRYSRHLLIPEVGLEGQEKLKAAAVLVIGTGGLGSPVALYLAAAGIGRIGLVDYDVVDFSNLQRQVIHGEATLGKLKVESARARMLDINPDIQVDVYNEMFTSENAFRIAEPYDLIIDGTDNFPTRYLTNDLCVLTGKPNVYGSIYRFDGQASVFNADDDSPCYRCLFPEPPPPGLVPSCAEGGVLGILPGTIGTIQATEAIKLILGIGETLSGKLLLYNALDMSFDFVRLRKNPKCKVCGENPDVTELIDYEQFCGMPANDHDAGSAGDEWDISALELKARLDAGEALHLIDVREPHELAISQLPNANLIPLGQLAARMHELDSAEEIVLFCKIGTRSVRALEVLVSAGFRKIKNLDGGINAWAEEVDPSLPIY; this is encoded by the coding sequence ATGAAACTTTCACACGACGAAATTTTTCGCTACTCGCGCCACCTGCTGATCCCTGAGGTCGGGCTGGAAGGCCAGGAGAAGCTCAAAGCCGCCGCGGTGCTGGTGATTGGCACCGGCGGGTTGGGTTCGCCCGTGGCTTTATATCTGGCCGCCGCGGGGATCGGGCGTATTGGCCTGGTCGATTATGATGTAGTTGATTTTTCCAATTTGCAGCGCCAGGTGATTCACGGCGAAGCCACGTTGGGTAAACTCAAAGTCGAATCGGCGCGCGCCCGGATGCTGGACATCAACCCCGATATTCAGGTGGATGTCTATAACGAGATGTTTACCTCGGAGAATGCCTTCCGCATTGCTGAGCCGTACGACCTCATCATTGACGGCACCGATAACTTCCCCACGCGCTACCTGACCAACGATCTGTGCGTGCTGACGGGCAAACCCAACGTCTACGGTTCGATCTACCGTTTCGATGGGCAGGCCAGCGTTTTCAACGCCGATGATGATAGCCCGTGCTATCGCTGCCTGTTCCCGGAGCCGCCGCCCCCCGGTCTGGTTCCGTCCTGCGCCGAGGGAGGCGTGCTGGGTATTTTGCCGGGCACGATTGGCACGATCCAGGCCACAGAAGCCATCAAACTAATTTTGGGCATCGGCGAAACCCTCAGCGGCAAATTGCTGCTCTATAACGCCCTCGATATGAGTTTTGATTTCGTGCGGCTGCGCAAAAATCCCAAATGTAAGGTCTGCGGCGAAAACCCCGATGTCACCGAATTGATTGATTATGAGCAGTTCTGCGGTATGCCCGCCAACGACCACGATGCCGGTTCCGCGGGCGACGAATGGGATATTTCGGCCCTCGAGTTGAAAGCGCGCCTCGATGCCGGTGAGGCACTGCATCTGATTGATGTGCGCGAGCCGCACGAGTTGGCGATTTCACAGCTTCCCAATGCCAATTTGATTCCCCTGGGGCAGTTAGCCGCACGCATGCACGAACTCGACAGCGCCGAAGAGATTGTGCTTTTCTGTAAAATTGGCACGCGTTCGGTGCGCGCCCTCGAAGTGCTCGTCAGCGCCGGGTTCCGAAAAATCAAAAATCTGGATGGCGGCATCAACGCCTGGGCTGAGGAAGTTGATCCGAGTTTACCGATTTATTAA